Proteins from a genomic interval of Sphingobacterium lactis:
- a CDS encoding pirin family protein: MAKFIYHPADTRGHADHGWLKSNHTFSFAGYMNAERMNFGALRVLNDDFVAPGMGFGRHPHSNMEIISIPLEGELAHNDSMGTGSVIKKGDIQVMSAGTGIEHSEYNHSESEPVKFLQIWVIPDKQDVEPRYDQQTIDYDAAKNNFLQILSPDADDAGVWIHQHAWFHIADFDAGNARQYVMKDAENGLYIFVLNGELDVEGQKLNTRDGLGVLGAHDIKIKADTHAEFLLMEVPVR, from the coding sequence ATGGCAAAATTTATCTATCATCCAGCTGATACCCGAGGACATGCGGACCACGGTTGGTTAAAATCAAATCATACTTTCAGCTTTGCAGGTTATATGAATGCAGAGCGCATGAATTTTGGCGCACTGCGCGTTCTGAATGACGATTTCGTGGCGCCCGGAATGGGCTTCGGTCGGCACCCGCACAGCAACATGGAAATCATCAGTATTCCCCTTGAAGGTGAGTTGGCCCACAACGATAGCATGGGTACCGGTTCGGTAATCAAAAAGGGCGATATCCAGGTCATGAGCGCCGGAACGGGAATAGAACATAGCGAGTACAACCACAGCGAATCCGAACCGGTTAAATTCTTGCAGATCTGGGTAATTCCGGATAAACAGGATGTAGAACCCCGGTATGATCAACAAACCATAGATTACGATGCAGCAAAGAATAATTTCCTGCAAATATTATCTCCAGATGCTGATGATGCTGGGGTATGGATCCATCAACATGCTTGGTTCCATATTGCCGATTTCGATGCGGGAAATGCCCGTCAGTATGTGATGAAAGACGCTGAAAATGGATTGTATATCTTTGTGCTGAATGGTGAATTGGATGTGGAGGGGCAGAAGTTGAATACCCGTGATGGCCTTGGTGTACTTGGGGCGCATGATATCAAGATCAAAGCAGATACACACGCGGAATTCCTACTAATGGAAGTGCCTGTACGCTAA
- a CDS encoding GNAT family N-acetyltransferase, which translates to MDKQLRIRPYQITDLEDILTIFDSNVPQYFAASERADLIRYLQEEIADYFVVLQQDRLIGAGGINYDADGTTARLSWDFIDQNFQKSGAGTFLTHYRIQHALAKENIDTIMVRTSQLAEAFYAKQGFHVLERITDYWAPGFDMVNMRYQP; encoded by the coding sequence ATGGACAAGCAATTGCGAATACGTCCCTATCAGATAACTGATCTCGAAGACATACTGACTATATTTGACAGCAATGTCCCTCAGTATTTTGCAGCATCTGAACGTGCGGATCTCATTAGGTATCTTCAGGAAGAGATAGCTGATTATTTTGTGGTCCTGCAACAGGATCGACTCATTGGCGCCGGAGGGATCAACTACGATGCGGATGGTACTACCGCGCGACTCAGTTGGGATTTTATCGACCAGAATTTCCAGAAAAGTGGTGCGGGAACTTTCCTGACCCACTATCGGATTCAGCATGCGTTGGCCAAGGAAAACATCGACACCATCATGGTACGCACCTCCCAATTGGCGGAGGCGTTCTATGCAAAACAGGGTTTCCACGTTCTGGAACGCATCACCGATTATTGGGCCCCTGGATTTGATATGGTCAACATGCGGTACCAACCGTAA
- a CDS encoding helix-turn-helix domain-containing protein encodes MEEILRIDTVSEHDAFYHKENLHPLVSVMDFDGRVPAEYASRMNFGFYIIYLKEVVCGDVKYGKQQYDYQDRTLVFVAPGQVIQLDIHADYKPQGYALLFHPDLIRGTDLGNHIDRYSFFSYQSKEALHLSPKERKIVLDCFEKIQFELEQGFDKHSRLLIVDNIALFLKYCQRFYDRQFITRSEANSDVLQRFEKELDSYYTSDKPQTLGLPSVSYFAEKLHLSTNYFGDLIKKETGKTAFEYIQLKIMGIAKQQILDRQKTINEIAYDLGFKYPAHFSRAFKKSVGIAPIEFRRQG; translated from the coding sequence ATGGAAGAGATTTTAAGGATCGATACAGTTAGTGAGCACGATGCATTCTACCATAAGGAAAATTTGCATCCTTTGGTGAGTGTGATGGATTTTGATGGTCGGGTACCAGCGGAATATGCCTCCCGTATGAATTTTGGCTTTTATATCATTTATTTGAAGGAGGTGGTCTGTGGTGATGTAAAATATGGAAAACAGCAATATGACTATCAGGATCGCACGTTGGTTTTTGTGGCGCCGGGTCAAGTCATACAGCTGGATATCCATGCTGATTACAAGCCGCAGGGTTACGCATTGCTGTTCCATCCGGACCTTATACGTGGAACGGATTTAGGGAATCATATCGATCGATATTCGTTCTTCTCCTATCAATCCAAGGAAGCGCTTCACCTCTCTCCAAAAGAACGGAAGATTGTGCTGGACTGTTTTGAAAAGATCCAATTTGAGTTGGAACAGGGCTTCGATAAACATAGCAGGTTATTGATTGTTGATAACATAGCCTTATTTCTAAAGTATTGCCAGCGGTTTTATGATCGACAGTTCATCACCAGAAGCGAAGCGAATTCAGATGTATTACAACGCTTTGAAAAAGAACTGGACAGCTATTATACATCAGATAAGCCGCAGACCTTGGGATTGCCTTCCGTTAGTTATTTTGCGGAGAAACTTCACCTTTCCACGAATTACTTCGGTGACCTCATTAAAAAAGAAACCGGCAAGACAGCTTTTGAATATATACAGCTTAAAATAATGGGCATCGCCAAGCAACAGATTCTAGACCGACAGAAAACCATCAATGAAATTGCCTATGATTTAGGCTTTAAATATCCAGCACATTTCTCCAGAGCTTTTAAGAAAAGCGTAGGCATAGCTCCTATTGAATTTAGAAGACAGGGTTGA
- a CDS encoding peptidylprolyl isomerase yields the protein MSKAIIKTEKGDMTVQFYTEDAPNTVANFIKLAKSGYYDGLTFHRVIPDFVIQGGCPNTREGATGMPGTGGPGYKIDCELDGNNQYHDRGVLSMAHAGRNTGGSQFFICHSRNNTAHLDRNHTCFGKVIENVDLVDDIRQGDRILGVEVIED from the coding sequence ATGAGTAAAGCGATTATTAAAACAGAAAAAGGCGACATGACTGTGCAGTTCTACACAGAAGATGCTCCAAATACAGTTGCGAACTTTATTAAATTGGCAAAATCAGGATATTATGACGGTTTGACTTTCCACCGTGTTATCCCAGATTTCGTAATCCAAGGTGGTTGTCCGAACACACGTGAAGGCGCAACAGGTATGCCAGGCACAGGTGGCCCGGGTTACAAAATTGACTGTGAATTAGACGGAAACAACCAATACCACGACCGTGGTGTACTTTCCATGGCACACGCTGGAAGAAATACAGGAGGTTCCCAATTCTTTATCTGCCATAGCCGCAACAATACTGCACACTTGGACCGCAACCACACGTGCTTCGGTAAAGTGATCGAGAATGTAGACCTTGTGGACGATATCCGTCAAGGAGACCGTATTTTAGGAGTAGAAGTTATAGAAGATTAA
- a CDS encoding SRPBCC family protein, whose protein sequence is MKNNLLFQFDVDREQKTIRIKREFAADLPLVWQAWTTPEFLEQWIAPIPWRAETKTMDFREGGHWHYAMVGPQGEKHWSRYDYLEIVPQVKIMESRGFSDESGAMNPDFPTTLSTTLFFQKEERTLVELTAVYGSLDVLEYMVTHGFKEGMDASLANLDELLEKSSKG, encoded by the coding sequence ATGAAAAATAATTTATTATTTCAATTCGATGTGGATAGGGAACAGAAGACCATCCGGATCAAGCGTGAATTTGCTGCAGATTTGCCACTGGTTTGGCAGGCTTGGACGACTCCAGAATTTTTGGAACAGTGGATTGCGCCGATACCATGGCGGGCTGAAACCAAGACGATGGACTTTCGAGAAGGTGGACATTGGCATTATGCCATGGTTGGACCGCAAGGCGAAAAGCATTGGAGTCGTTACGATTATCTAGAAATCGTTCCTCAAGTAAAAATTATGGAATCCCGTGGCTTCAGTGATGAAAGTGGTGCGATGAATCCAGATTTTCCGACAACCCTGAGCACAACGCTATTTTTTCAAAAGGAGGAGCGGACCTTGGTCGAATTAACCGCAGTTTATGGAAGTTTGGACGTGCTGGAATATATGGTCACTCATGGCTTTAAGGAAGGTATGGACGCCAGTTTGGCCAATCTGGATGAACTGCTGGAGAAGAGTAGCAAAGGTTAG
- a CDS encoding multicopper oxidase domain-containing protein, whose translation MKNLRIITLFLLAVCSLSTVFAQQVVRYDLYLNDTTVTYGGKEKRAIAANGSIPMPTLNFTEGDTAEIHLHNNLKEGSSLHWHGIFLPNKEDGVPFLTQMHIPADSTFVYRFPIIQSGTHWYHSHSGMQEQIGMYGAMILHKRPDDPTFRKGIDDLPSIPVVLSEWTNLDPDNVHRMLHNANDWFAIKKNATQSYAEAIKAGHFKTKLTNEWKRMLAMDVSDVYYDRFLLNGETERSYPEFKAGDKVRLRVINAGASSYFWLTYAGGKITVVANDGNDVEPVEVDRLIVGVSETYDVVVTIPEDGLSYEFMATPEDRTSNVSMYLGSGVKQLVKPLPTLKYFEGMKMMNDMMKMNGDLDDMGMKMTLQKMDMNTVMYPEMEGQAGHEGHGGSHAMGGETKEGNHQQMDHDQHKKSDKPTKSDKKNDEHGQHGQKETEPTKQVMAHSQHGKKTEKPQHGHEGHAQHVQQMDHGQHGNSDIVTLNYAMLRSPTKTTLPADAPIRELRFELTGNMNRYVWSMNNRVLDESDKILIKKGEIVRIIMYNNSMMRHPMHLHGHDFRVLNGQGDYAPMKNVLDIMPMETDTIEFHSNVAGDWFFHCHILYHMMAGMNRVFSTDVQEPNPYIPNPAKAYRMLQKESNMPHFMIQNDFATNGNDGELMLHNARYSLTSEWRLGYHDMHGYEVETHLGRYIGKMQWFMPFVGFDYRYRKMDNHEVEKNIFGQRNSKDERALFSVGFAYTLPMLVRFQAELYHNGNVRLQLMREDIPVSKRLRAGFMVNSDLEYMGDLRYILTKNLGIRTHYDSDMGFGVGLSVNY comes from the coding sequence ATGAAAAATCTACGAATCATAACACTTTTTCTCCTTGCTGTTTGTAGTTTATCGACGGTGTTTGCGCAGCAGGTGGTACGGTATGACCTATACCTGAACGATACCACGGTGACCTATGGCGGCAAGGAAAAGCGTGCAATTGCAGCAAATGGTTCGATCCCCATGCCTACCTTAAATTTTACGGAGGGTGACACGGCGGAGATTCATTTGCACAATAATTTAAAGGAAGGGTCTTCCCTGCATTGGCATGGGATATTCCTGCCCAATAAGGAAGATGGTGTTCCATTTCTGACACAAATGCACATTCCGGCAGATAGTACCTTCGTATACCGTTTCCCGATCATTCAGAGTGGTACACATTGGTACCACAGCCACTCCGGCATGCAGGAACAGATCGGTATGTACGGCGCGATGATCCTGCATAAACGTCCTGATGACCCCACCTTCCGTAAAGGCATCGATGACCTCCCCTCCATACCGGTGGTATTGAGTGAATGGACCAATCTGGATCCGGATAACGTCCATCGGATGTTGCATAATGCTAATGATTGGTTTGCGATCAAGAAAAATGCAACCCAGAGTTATGCAGAGGCCATTAAAGCCGGTCACTTCAAAACCAAATTGACCAATGAATGGAAGCGGATGCTCGCGATGGATGTCAGTGACGTCTATTATGACCGGTTCCTGTTGAACGGCGAAACGGAACGTTCCTATCCGGAATTTAAGGCCGGCGACAAGGTCCGTCTCCGCGTGATCAACGCAGGGGCATCCTCCTATTTCTGGTTGACCTATGCCGGTGGTAAAATTACCGTGGTCGCCAATGATGGGAACGATGTGGAGCCTGTAGAAGTGGATCGACTCATCGTCGGGGTTTCGGAAACCTATGATGTCGTCGTAACGATTCCTGAAGATGGTCTTTCCTATGAATTTATGGCCACACCGGAAGATCGGACGAGCAATGTTTCGATGTACCTGGGCTCTGGCGTTAAGCAGCTCGTAAAGCCCCTACCTACCCTAAAATATTTCGAGGGTATGAAGATGATGAACGACATGATGAAAATGAACGGTGACCTCGATGACATGGGCATGAAGATGACCCTACAGAAAATGGACATGAATACTGTCATGTATCCGGAGATGGAAGGACAAGCCGGCCACGAAGGCCATGGCGGTAGCCATGCTATGGGCGGGGAAACCAAGGAAGGAAACCATCAACAGATGGACCATGATCAGCACAAGAAATCAGATAAACCAACGAAATCAGATAAAAAGAACGATGAACATGGGCAGCATGGGCAGAAAGAAACGGAGCCTACTAAGCAGGTGATGGCCCACAGTCAACATGGCAAAAAGACTGAAAAGCCACAGCATGGGCATGAAGGCCACGCACAACACGTGCAACAGATGGACCATGGTCAGCACGGCAACTCGGATATCGTGACGCTGAACTATGCCATGTTGCGCTCGCCGACCAAAACTACGCTGCCTGCGGATGCGCCGATTCGTGAACTCCGATTTGAATTGACCGGGAACATGAACCGTTATGTATGGAGCATGAACAACCGTGTTCTGGATGAATCGGATAAGATCCTCATCAAAAAGGGCGAGATAGTCCGCATTATCATGTACAACAACTCGATGATGCGGCACCCCATGCATCTCCACGGACATGATTTCCGTGTTCTGAATGGCCAGGGTGATTATGCCCCCATGAAAAATGTGCTGGATATTATGCCGATGGAGACGGATACCATTGAATTCCACTCCAATGTTGCCGGGGATTGGTTCTTCCATTGCCATATCCTTTACCACATGATGGCGGGTATGAATCGGGTGTTCAGCACCGATGTACAGGAACCGAACCCCTACATTCCGAACCCAGCAAAAGCGTACCGTATGTTGCAGAAAGAAAGCAATATGCCGCATTTCATGATCCAGAATGATTTCGCCACAAATGGTAATGATGGTGAACTGATGCTCCACAATGCGCGTTACAGCCTGACATCAGAATGGCGCTTGGGATACCATGATATGCATGGCTATGAGGTGGAGACCCATTTGGGTCGATATATAGGTAAGATGCAATGGTTTATGCCTTTTGTGGGCTTTGACTATCGCTATCGGAAGATGGACAATCATGAAGTCGAGAAGAATATTTTCGGCCAGCGCAACAGCAAGGATGAACGGGCGCTATTTTCGGTCGGATTTGCCTATACCCTACCGATGCTCGTACGCTTCCAAGCTGAGCTTTACCACAACGGTAATGTTCGTCTACAACTTATGCGCGAGGACATCCCCGTTTCCAAAAGGTTGCGCGCCGGTTTCATGGTGAACTCTGACCTGGAATACATGGGCGATCTGCGGTATATCCTGACCAAGAACCTGGGCATCCGAACGCACTACGACTCGGATATGGGATTCGGGGTCGGGCTTTCGGTTAATTATTAA
- a CDS encoding DUF695 domain-containing protein gives MLNTTDQQIDNHTDPIQSFWDWFAENSDEFFQIIQSHDQVEERLITKLGAQLNALHPSLYFLVGLEDDGKAHLYITPEGVVQHVAYAEKMVDAAPALPNWSFKALKPGTKKLEFEIRTEGLTFGKNNLQFYPIVNPNFPDKIDLMFVYDSFHPESYQEILNGTFLFLDSFLGEEVMINTVDHIEVRGPGADIEELIPLEKLPDYLNWREKEFVEKYQEITYDPTDDSYTGFEGTTQEDMPIISTINTTVLNWDHKASHPWILVIMNEYIPANESGFPDADTFDLMVSVEEKIEERLMQRPGFIFLGTETVNGIREAFFACRDFRYASEVMDEFIEAYADKLNMRMEFFKDRYWQSFEKYRQANHLED, from the coding sequence ATGCTCAACACAACAGATCAACAGATAGACAACCATACAGACCCAATCCAGTCATTCTGGGATTGGTTTGCGGAAAATAGCGACGAATTTTTCCAGATCATCCAAAGCCACGATCAGGTAGAGGAAAGACTGATCACAAAGTTGGGCGCTCAGTTAAATGCGCTCCACCCGTCCCTTTATTTTCTGGTGGGCTTGGAAGATGATGGAAAAGCCCATCTATACATTACTCCAGAAGGTGTCGTACAACATGTGGCCTACGCCGAAAAGATGGTTGACGCAGCGCCTGCGCTGCCCAACTGGTCCTTCAAAGCCCTGAAACCGGGCACCAAGAAGTTGGAATTTGAAATCCGCACAGAAGGCTTGACCTTCGGCAAGAACAACTTGCAGTTCTACCCCATTGTCAACCCGAATTTCCCCGACAAGATCGACCTGATGTTTGTATACGACTCCTTTCACCCAGAATCCTATCAGGAGATATTGAACGGCACTTTCCTCTTCCTGGATAGTTTTCTTGGAGAAGAAGTGATGATCAACACCGTAGATCATATCGAAGTTCGTGGCCCCGGTGCCGATATCGAGGAACTTATTCCTTTGGAGAAACTCCCGGACTACCTCAATTGGCGGGAAAAGGAATTCGTCGAAAAATACCAGGAGATCACCTATGACCCTACCGACGATTCCTACACGGGATTTGAAGGAACGACACAGGAAGATATGCCTATTATATCCACTATAAACACCACTGTCCTCAATTGGGACCATAAAGCGTCCCACCCTTGGATATTGGTGATCATGAATGAATATATTCCGGCAAATGAGAGCGGATTCCCCGATGCCGACACTTTCGACCTGATGGTCAGCGTGGAGGAAAAAATCGAAGAACGCCTGATGCAACGACCGGGTTTTATCTTTTTGGGGACAGAAACGGTTAACGGCATCCGCGAGGCTTTCTTTGCCTGCCGGGATTTTCGCTATGCATCGGAAGTTATGGATGAATTTATCGAAGCGTACGCAGATAAATTGAATATGCGTATGGAGTTTTTTAAGGATCGGTATTGGCAATCCTTTGAAAAATACAGACAGGCGAATCACCTGGAAGATTAG
- a CDS encoding methyltransferase domain-containing protein: protein MDKEYWNARWENQQTGWDIGYASTPIVTFFNTFPDKDAKILIPGCGNAYEAAHLLEAGFTNITLIDIAPRAIAQVKERFTGQQIEILLGDFFDLKGDFDLMLEQTFFCALEPSQRPDYVKQASRLLERKGGEIVGVLFDVTFEKEGPPFGGSAEAYEQLFEKEFTIRKLEPCYNSIGPRQGTELFIRMAYKNG from the coding sequence ATGGATAAAGAATACTGGAATGCACGTTGGGAGAACCAACAAACGGGATGGGATATCGGCTATGCTTCAACGCCTATCGTCACATTTTTCAACACTTTTCCGGATAAGGATGCGAAAATCCTGATTCCAGGCTGTGGGAATGCCTATGAGGCAGCGCATTTGCTTGAAGCTGGCTTTACCAATATTACGTTAATCGATATTGCCCCTCGAGCGATAGCCCAGGTCAAGGAACGATTTACCGGACAGCAGATTGAGATCCTTTTGGGAGACTTCTTCGATCTGAAGGGAGATTTCGACCTGATGCTGGAGCAGACGTTCTTCTGCGCACTGGAACCGTCGCAACGCCCCGATTATGTGAAACAGGCTTCGCGCCTCTTGGAACGAAAAGGAGGAGAAATCGTAGGTGTGCTCTTCGACGTAACATTTGAAAAGGAAGGTCCACCGTTTGGGGGAAGTGCTGAAGCGTACGAACAATTGTTTGAAAAAGAATTCACCATCCGGAAATTGGAACCTTGCTACAACAGCATTGGACCAAGGCAGGGTACGGAATTATTTATAAGAATGGCGTATAAAAATGGATAA
- the radC gene encoding RadC family protein, producing MSHQIIREWSLSDRPREKLLEQGRRALTDAELLAILIGSGTNKETAVDLCRRILASVEYDLFRLSRLEVSELMEFKGIGSAKAITIVAALELGRRRQETDAAERAQLNSSSKAYQFLRYKLQDLGHEEFWVVYLNTGCKVLQTQFIGKGGADFTPVDVRMILKAALLCNATSLILFHNHPAGTLKPSEADKKITKKIKSAAEFMELKVHDHIIISDTGYFSFRDEDLL from the coding sequence TTGTCACATCAGATAATCCGGGAATGGTCGCTGTCGGATCGGCCAAGGGAGAAGCTTCTGGAACAGGGCCGGCGCGCATTAACGGATGCGGAGCTGTTGGCCATCCTGATAGGTTCTGGCACCAATAAAGAAACCGCGGTGGATCTTTGTCGGCGGATACTGGCGAGTGTGGAATATGACTTATTCCGGCTTTCCCGGTTGGAGGTATCGGAACTGATGGAATTTAAGGGAATAGGTTCGGCAAAGGCCATCACGATCGTTGCAGCTCTGGAATTGGGCCGGCGCCGCCAGGAGACCGATGCGGCAGAGCGGGCCCAATTGAATTCCTCGTCGAAAGCTTATCAATTCCTCCGGTACAAACTCCAGGATCTTGGCCACGAGGAATTTTGGGTAGTCTATCTGAATACCGGGTGTAAGGTTTTGCAGACCCAGTTTATCGGCAAGGGTGGGGCGGATTTTACACCTGTTGATGTCCGTATGATCTTGAAAGCCGCACTCCTGTGCAATGCCACCTCACTTATCCTTTTCCACAATCACCCTGCTGGGACATTGAAACCCAGTGAGGCTGATAAGAAAATTACCAAGAAGATCAAATCTGCAGCTGAATTCATGGAATTGAAGGTCCATGACCATATCATCATCTCCGACACCGGATACTTCAGTTTCCGAGATGAAGACCTGCTGTGA
- a CDS encoding pirin family protein, with amino-acid sequence MKTKQIEKVIKPGKAHFVGDGFRVHGFIPAAITMERMDPFLVFDYNATYNFPASEIPKGVGVHPHRGFETVTLAYKGRVEHGDSSGGGGVIAEGDVQWMTAASGILHKEFHETEWSKTGGDFQMVQLWVNLPSKYKMTAPKYQALTNATIPKVELDGGLGIVEVVAGNYQETAGAASTFTPVHLYNGKLKQGGRMDFALPEHFNTAVLVLEGQVIINGEPIPTDHFVLFKNEGTDIHIEADSDALVLVLSGEPINEPIAAYGPFVMNTEEELKQAFRDFQTGKFGHLAD; translated from the coding sequence ATGAAAACAAAACAAATCGAGAAAGTAATCAAACCAGGGAAAGCACATTTTGTGGGCGATGGATTTCGTGTCCATGGTTTTATTCCGGCAGCCATAACCATGGAGCGCATGGACCCTTTTCTTGTCTTTGATTATAATGCTACATACAATTTTCCGGCAAGCGAGATTCCAAAAGGGGTCGGTGTTCACCCGCATCGCGGTTTTGAGACCGTTACGCTGGCCTATAAAGGTCGTGTCGAACATGGCGATAGCTCCGGGGGTGGGGGTGTCATTGCGGAAGGAGATGTGCAATGGATGACAGCGGCATCGGGAATCCTGCACAAGGAATTCCATGAAACCGAATGGAGCAAAACCGGGGGTGATTTCCAAATGGTCCAATTGTGGGTCAACTTACCTTCCAAGTATAAAATGACTGCCCCAAAATATCAAGCCTTGACAAACGCTACGATTCCAAAAGTTGAGCTTGACGGAGGCCTGGGAATTGTGGAAGTCGTAGCTGGAAACTATCAGGAAACAGCGGGTGCGGCAAGTACCTTTACCCCGGTACACCTATATAACGGAAAACTTAAACAGGGCGGCCGCATGGACTTCGCACTTCCTGAACATTTCAATACTGCGGTGTTGGTTCTGGAAGGTCAGGTGATCATCAATGGCGAACCTATTCCTACGGATCACTTTGTACTTTTCAAAAATGAAGGTACGGATATCCATATCGAAGCCGATTCCGATGCCTTGGTGTTGGTGCTTTCCGGTGAGCCAATCAATGAACCGATTGCAGCCTATGGGCCCTTCGTGATGAACACCGAAGAGGAGCTGAAACAGGCTTTCCGTGACTTCCAGACCGGTAAATTTGGCCATCTGGCAGATTAA
- a CDS encoding DUF5606 domain-containing protein encodes MNLRGLVSVTGKPGLFKLIGQNKGGFVLESLDAAKVKSVVNLSTTKMATLEDITIYGEDDEIRLMDVLETIKTNGGNTPDPKADGDTLRNFFREVAPNHDESRVYTSDIKKIISWYNIIKELPLFDEEAPEPIA; translated from the coding sequence ATGAACTTAAGAGGATTAGTATCAGTTACTGGTAAACCAGGACTATTTAAATTGATCGGTCAGAATAAAGGTGGATTCGTATTGGAATCCTTGGATGCTGCCAAAGTAAAATCCGTTGTCAATCTTTCGACAACCAAGATGGCAACCCTAGAGGACATCACCATCTACGGTGAGGATGATGAAATCCGCTTGATGGATGTATTGGAAACTATCAAAACGAATGGTGGCAATACGCCAGATCCAAAAGCAGACGGTGATACGCTCCGCAATTTCTTCAGAGAGGTTGCGCCAAATCACGACGAAAGCCGTGTATATACCTCAGATATCAAAAAGATCATCTCTTGGTACAACATCATTAAAGAATTGCCATTGTTTGACGAGGAAGCTCCAGAGCCAATCGCCTAA
- a CDS encoding DUF3347 domain-containing protein has protein sequence MKKIAMSLGLIFGLGVYTLSAQVKNAVTTTVDVNGNCGMCKKTIETSGSDGKIAAVKWDVDTKKATITYDSTKTNEQAILKKIAQAGYDNASFRAPDDVYANLHSCCKYDRAIATKAPEHGMEHGEHQNHEKSQESTKTTAGKLDPVFHSYLAVKDALVGTDADKAAEAAKKLSESVAQVDMATLAEKEHHTWMEVNKSIAASASKIAQENSIEAQRQAFMDLSTNLYRLAKDAESDMALYWQFCPMANSNKGAYWVSQQQAIKNPYFGSKMMTCGETKEKI, from the coding sequence ATGAAAAAGATAGCAATGAGCTTGGGCCTTATCTTCGGCCTCGGCGTATATACCCTGTCTGCACAGGTAAAAAATGCAGTGACAACAACAGTCGATGTCAACGGAAATTGTGGTATGTGTAAGAAAACCATTGAAACGAGCGGATCGGATGGCAAGATCGCAGCCGTAAAGTGGGATGTGGACACCAAGAAAGCAACCATAACCTATGACAGCACGAAAACCAATGAACAGGCCATCCTCAAAAAAATAGCCCAAGCGGGATATGATAATGCGAGCTTCCGGGCTCCTGATGATGTCTATGCAAACCTCCATTCCTGCTGCAAATACGATCGCGCCATCGCAACCAAGGCTCCTGAGCATGGCATGGAACACGGTGAGCACCAAAATCACGAAAAATCACAAGAAAGCACCAAGACGACGGCTGGCAAACTGGATCCCGTATTTCACAGTTACCTTGCCGTTAAGGACGCATTGGTCGGAACGGATGCAGATAAGGCAGCGGAAGCCGCAAAGAAACTTTCCGAATCCGTTGCACAGGTGGATATGGCAACTTTAGCAGAGAAAGAACACCACACCTGGATGGAGGTCAACAAATCCATTGCCGCATCCGCAAGTAAAATTGCGCAGGAGAATTCCATAGAAGCCCAACGTCAAGCTTTTATGGATCTTTCCACTAACCTCTATAGGCTAGCAAAGGATGCTGAAAGCGATATGGCGCTCTATTGGCAGTTCTGCCCGATGGCAAACAGTAACAAAGGTGCCTATTGGGTCAGTCAGCAGCAGGCCATAAAGAATCCCTATTTCGGGTCCAAAATGATGACCTGTGGCGAAACCAAAGAGAAAATATAA
- a CDS encoding ArsR/SmtB family transcription factor yields MRRDIYQAIADPTRRAILALIATQAMTPNAIAGHFSTSRQAISKHLRILTECELVQTKTQGREIHYALVVDRMKEIDQWLSQFRTLWENRFEQLDELLITIKNQEHEK; encoded by the coding sequence ATGAGACGAGATATCTATCAAGCTATTGCAGATCCAACCCGTCGGGCAATCCTGGCGTTGATTGCTACACAGGCGATGACACCCAACGCAATTGCTGGGCATTTTTCAACTTCACGCCAAGCGATTTCCAAGCATTTACGTATCCTGACCGAATGTGAATTGGTGCAAACCAAAACACAGGGTCGAGAAATCCATTATGCCTTGGTGGTCGATCGGATGAAAGAAATTGACCAGTGGCTTTCGCAATTCCGCACCTTATGGGAGAACCGTTTTGAACAGCTGGATGAATTATTAATAACCATAAAAAACCAAGAACATGAAAAATAA